Part of the Salmo trutta chromosome 2, fSalTru1.1, whole genome shotgun sequence genome, TATTAACTGATCAACTTTAATTTATTCCTTGCAAAAAAAGTAATTtatttgtgtggtgtgtggttcTTAGCTCTTTCTTGGGTGTGTGTTGCTGTACCACTTCCTTAGCGCCACACCGCAAGTACTGACGACCACACAACATGCCCCACCGAGACTCCACATGGTGGGCTTTCGGTTGAAAAAAATGAACTGGAAAATAAAAGCTAGGACCACGTCAACGGTCCTCATCAAGGCCACAGGGCCGGCCTTCTCAATCTGAAGTGCTTTGGTGAGGAACGTTTGGCCAGCGATGCCCAGGATCGCTATCAGCATAAGGATCCACCTGTCTCTCCCACAGAATGGAATGGTCCATTCACCAAGTATAAACAAAGCGATGAAACACTCAATGAAACCAATGACAGCATAGTACCACACGGACAGATAGTAGTGGACACTTTTGCCCATTTTCCTGAGTATTACGAAAGTGCAGGCTGCTCCCATCGCTCCACCAAAGGCTGCAATAGTCCCCTTGAGATGATTGGTGTAGTCTCCCTCTATTTCCTCTATACGAGCACCAAATATGAAGGGAGGCCTGGCTATCATTATGACACCAGCCAACGTGAACACAGTGAAGACACAGTCCCAGATTGTACATTTCTCTTTGAGGAAGATCCAGGCTAGCAAGGCAGTGAACACTGGGTTGCTGAACATGATGACTGTTGCATCAGCCAGGGGCATCTGCTGAACTGCATAGAACAATAGGATCATGGCGTTAGAACCCAAGAATCCTCTCATCACCAAATAGATCCGCTTGTCTCTTGGTCCAAGGAAGCCAGTCCTAAAAAAAACAGGAAATTGTGAAATATTTGTATGTAAATATCAGGGGTCAAGGGGTCAAGTTGTTCAATACAGATAAATATAGTTTTGTAATAACGTACTTGTGATAGATAAGCATAGGCATCACAAACAGCATCTGGAAGAAACAGCGAATGGCACTGATTTCTACAGCATGGACTCCATCGATTGTCTTCACCAGAAGAGCTATAACGGAGAAGAACACTGTTGCCAGCAGGCCATAGAACAGGCCCAGTCCTGGACAATGCTTTTTCtctgaggacagagggaggaggacacATTAACTGGTTAAAATAGCTTGACTGGAACTGAACATTAACCTACTACTAAGACGGAATTTAATATTTGTTTGTCTGAAATGGCAAaatgggaggaggaagaggtacaGTATTCAAATGTGATATTAAAAGGCCTTTTGTTGAAGGGAATCCCTGCTAAGGCTTACAGTTACAGGCAACCTTTCAACAAGTTTTAAAAGCTGTAGGGGGATTACAGGTATTTAATATTACTACATACACCTGAAAATTGACCTGTTACACACTGTACCCACTGATTGCTAATGTTTATTCGCAACATAAAAAGAGTGCCATGAACCCATGTCCTCTAACTGGCAGGAGGCTCAAACTGAACAGGAAGAATAAGGGGAAATTGTACTGACTAAACATATGGAAAACTGCGTGGAAGGATGCAGAAGATTATTACTCATCTGAGAACAGAGGACACCATTGTTAGACTTCTTTGTGAGTTTGATTTACAACCTGTCGGCTAGGTGCTCATTCTTTCCAATTTTGTAATCATACCAAAATTACAAATAAGGAGCCAATGTTGAAAAAAAACGAATAAATTACTAAGTGTTTTCTGTTGTAAAAATTGGGAAAACCATTCAAGAAGTTAGAGCTACATAGAATTGTAACTGGTGGGAAAATGCCTCGTCATCCCCTTTGAAGAGGATGAAAATGTTAAACCGGATTACGTTCAATAATTAATAATCAGTCTGATGAAAGTGAGAGGTGACGCGGCCACAATGTTGCAATATATTGGCTATTATTAGCTAGTTTAAAATGAAAGTGCATCCGCGGCAATATGTATGATTATCAGTAAAGTAATTCCGTAGTTAGAGAACAGCGATTACGTCAGTTACATAACTTGCTGCTACGGAGGTCGTCATTGGCTACGCCAATGCTTTTCATTACCCCATCTATCTTAAAGTTCATCACTTCAACTAGATGGAAGCAGATCCAGTCATATAATGGACTATATTAATACACAACAAACACGTGGTTGCGTTAGTAGATCTCTTAAAATAGCGAAATGATATACATTCTCTCTAACTTTACCGTGAAGGCTACCTTTGGCAACTGTGTCTACTGCGTCCGTTGAGATGGGATCCCCGCCGCCGCCAATTCTACAATATATGAGAGGACAGAATCTTTGCATCGCGCTGCTTTCCATTGTTCTAGTCCTTGCATCCTTATCATTGCCCCTCTCGTCATGACTATTACTTTGTAAATGGATTCTCTCAGTAGTGTATTCATCGTCGTCGTCATCGCCAACTTTGTGAAATACAACTTTGATGTCCTCCTCTCTACGAGGAACGACCGATAGAACTCGGTCATCTATGCTATTACTGTCCGTCAAATCCCCCATTGTAAGATGCAACAGGTGAACATGCCTTGGAGGTAGCTTACACCCTTCTCTGCCTGAGAGTGAGTGACACACCGGTTTAATATGTAACCTTGGTGGCCACTGTATTAACATGCAATGATTACTTTAACCACGGGGGGCAGCTATCCAACAAACAACATACCGGTAGCAAAATTTCCTTCCCGGTAGGCAATCCAGTTGGCCAACCAAAACGTTACCCTAAATTCATGTTTAATCACGAAAGGGTTCAACCTTGACCTCGTTctacaaaactgaaataaatgTTGGACATTATTGGGGTACTTATCTAAAGAGGGGTTGTTGTTATAGAATGATTATGATAGCAATTTTAGATTAACTTCATGGGACAAGATGTTTAAATCATGTGTAGGCTAATGCAGTTGTGTTGTTTATTAAACAAGGCCTTGAAGACAACACATTTATGCTTTTATGAAATTGGTTTATTACTAGTCTACTATACATAAAATACAGCAACATTTAAAACAAAACACAGTCTTACTACAGATTAGAATACATGTGTGGTTTTTGTAGTATTGCAATTACACAGATTTAGGCCTAGATTAGGTTCAAttaaaaatgtaatttcaaaatCTAAAACTATAGCTCCATATGAAAGATATAACATGATTGGAGTGGTCCCCTCTACATACAAAACGCTGTATTAATTTACTCATCATTGTAAAAACGTAAACATTTTATTTGGGAAATTGTCAGTTAAATGTTAATGAGTACTTTACAAGCAAAATTCTTGTTTACTTTATTTTACCTCTTAAGTTTATCTTATAGCACAGGAATTACCGTAGTTACCGTAGTGTAGGGCTTAGCTGCTGTACGTCAACAATTGCTTTGTCTACGaggaaaaaaagaagaaagagTGCTGTGAAAGAGAGGGACACAGTAGATGTTTCTAGCAAGGCATTCATCAGGAATTCTTTCTTATTAGTGGGCTATATCATGCAAATAGCGGTGCAGTATAGTCATCCTCTCCACAGTGTTCAGTGCTACTGCACTTGTCAACTGCACACTCCTTAATTGTTTTCATTAATTAATTATTACTCAGGTCAATCATTAGGTGCTCGTATATCTGAGTTTTCCCTTTGAAGCTGGAGGCCAGCAGAAACTCTCTGTTGTCAATGGACACCAGAGAGAATGCCCTTGGTGCCTGGATGTTTAGATCCTGGAAGTAAACAAATTGGCCCCTCTTCAAGTCCCACTGATAGACCTGCGTCAGGGAGTAGTCGCTGCCGAGGATGGCGTACTGCCAGTTGCCGATGGAGATGGGCTGGAACACCATGGAGCCTCGCGACGGCATTGTCTGTACCTCTTTGAACATGGAAACGTCCCACCTCATCACCTTGGAGTCCCCGATGAAACGCGTCAGGCAGATGAAAAGTTCACTCTTCACCTTAAAGTGCTTGACCGCAAACACGTCCTCCATTTCGGGGATATCAGTGCGCCGGTCAAACTTCTTCAGGCTCTTGCTCCACTGATAGACAACGGGCCTCTGGGAACTGCTTGCTAGGATCAGATGGGGCTTACCAGTGATCTCCAGGTACTCCACGTCTGTGTCACGGTACCAGGCATGGAGGGACTGGTGAGAGTAGAACCCATTGCCATTCCATTTGTACACTGTAGTAGAACCGGCCTTGGAGCTGTCGGCGATCACGAAGAAGGACTCACCATCTATAAGGAAAGTCTCAATGTCATTAGGTTTCCTGATTTTCAGGATGTCAATGTCctggatttttatgaatttgtTGGCAGAGATGTCCCGCTTGTAAATGTGAGAGCCACCAAAGAGCTGGGCTACAATGATGAACAGCTGATTATCAATCACCATGGGTTTGCATACCACAGTGGATGTACCTGTAAAACAAGGACCAAAAACTAAGTATTAGTACATAGGAACATAAAGTAAATATTTGTGAGAAAAACacttcaaacatacaactatacATTTTAGGTTACAAAATATATCGTTTTTTTGGTAAGACAGATACAGTACTACAATAACAGTTCACACTTGGCATATCATTTCATCATCTGATGATATACTGTAAAACACATATTGCTCACTTTGAACGCTGTCATAGGTTCTGAAAACCGTTTCAACGTGATCCCATTCCAGGAAGCTGCATGTACCAGTGAAGGGCTGAGCAAACACAACAAACTGGTCCATGCCAAAGGTAAAGGACTCCACCGAAATGGATTCAAACGTCAGGGGCTGATAAGAGGCAAACTCTGCAATACAAAACAGATGTATTCATGTAAACAATTTGTTTTTGATTAACATCAcatccagaggaggcaacattACTGGAATTCTTCCTTGGTGACTGTTTCAGTAGTTTGTAGGCTACTGTAGGTACATACTCTACAGTGTAATTAATCCCTAGTGTTATCATTTTCACTTTATCCTGACTAGTAATTCATTTACAGTCTTGGCGTCTATTGGAGTCTAAGTCTATTGGAGTCTATTGCATTTAATTCAAATGGCCACAGTGCTGAATTTCACAAGGCAGCAATAGTTAAGGAGATTAACATTCCAAGGTGTGAAATAATAATTGCACCAATCACCTGCTGTTATGCAGTCAAATGACCCGGGCACAAGGTCATTGATCAGTTTCCCTTGGAAAAGTGGGGGCCCACTGCAGGAGATCTGGTCAACTGTCGCATTGGTGGTGCGCATCCACTCCACCAGCCACTTTAGTTTGCAGTCACATTCCAGGTGGTTCCCTCTCAGATCTCTGGTAAAAACAGGTTAGAAAAGTATGCATAAATCAAAACCTGAATATTTTTAAT contains:
- the LOC115157365 gene encoding solute carrier family 35 member G1, coding for MGDLTDSNSIDDRVLSVVPRREEDIKVVFHKVGDDDDDEYTTERIHLQSNSHDERGNDKDARTRTMESSAMQRFCPLIYCRIGGGGDPISTDAVDTVAKEKKHCPGLGLFYGLLATVFFSVIALLVKTIDGVHAVEISAIRCFFQMLFVMPMLIYHKTGFLGPRDKRIYLVMRGFLGSNAMILLFYAVQQMPLADATVIMFSNPVFTALLAWIFLKEKCTIWDCVFTVFTLAGVIMIARPPFIFGARIEEIEGDYTNHLKGTIAAFGGAMGAACTFVILRKMGKSVHYYLSVWYYAVIGFIECFIALFILGEWTIPFCGRDRWILMLIAILGIAGQTFLTKALQIEKAGPVALMRTVDVVLAFIFQFIFFNRKPTMWSLGGACCVVVSTCGVALRKWYSNTHPRKS
- the LOC115157359 gene encoding leucine-rich glioma-inactivated protein 1 encodes the protein MGYASKTLKGCMVFIWIATVLLLSETRRVKQPRCPASCTCTKDNALCENIRSVPHSFPPDVVSLSFVKSGFTEITGGSFLHTPALQLLLFTANTFDSIDEDAFLGLPHLEYLFIENNKIASISPYAFRSLKALIHLSLAYNNLETLPKDVFKGMDALAKVDLRGNHLECDCKLKWLVEWMRTTNATVDQISCSGPPLFQGKLINDLVPGSFDCITAEFASYQPLTFESISVESFTFGMDQFVVFAQPFTGTCSFLEWDHVETVFRTYDSVQSTSTVVCKPMVIDNQLFIIVAQLFGGSHIYKRDISANKFIKIQDIDILKIRKPNDIETFLIDGESFFVIADSSKAGSTTVYKWNGNGFYSHQSLHAWYRDTDVEYLEITGKPHLILASSSQRPVVYQWSKSLKKFDRRTDIPEMEDVFAVKHFKVKSELFICLTRFIGDSKVMRWDVSMFKEVQTMPSRGSMVFQPISIGNWQYAILGSDYSLTQVYQWDLKRGQFVYFQDLNIQAPRAFSLVSIDNREFLLASSFKGKTQIYEHLMIDLSNN